Within the uncultured Draconibacterium sp. genome, the region GCGCAAAGATTTCTTCCGGGAGAATTTGGGGTAGAATTTTGTCAACAGTTATATTATTAATTGATTTTAGATAGGGAAATTCAGCATCCCGAAACTCATAACCTTTCGTAGTTTTATTGTAGTTGATAACCACAACTTTATCGTTAAATGGAGCAAAAGTGAAAGGAAAATAAAGTGTTTCCGATAGATCATAGCCTCTTATGTATGAATGTCGGTCGCCAATTTTTCCAATAACCCTGGATAAAAACAATCCAAAGTCGGACTTAGTGGTTTTCGTTCCGTCTATTTGATTTATATATTCGTTAAACTCTGTTTGATAATTAAATCCGTTTAATCCCTGATACGATGATTGTTTTTGAAGAATCTTATCAAGATATTTAAGGTCACTTTTAATTTGTTTTTTAGTTAGATACTCAGTTTTGTGTTGTGCATTACTGAAAAACGAGAAGAGTGTAAGTAGGGTAACTAAATAAAATTTCATTTATGAGTGTTTTAATTTTTAACTGACGCTAAAACTAATTAAATATATTTTACTCTTTTTATAAAGTTGGTATAAATACTGAAAAAGGTTGCAAAAAAAAAAGATGATTTTCATTTAAATGTTTTGGAAGCGCTCTATATCAGAAATTTTATCTAGCTGAAAATCGCAAATTATTAATGGTTGTTATGTTCTATTTCTTTTAATATTACAACAAATCCAACATTGTATTCGTCTTGTTTATAGATGATTAGTTTTCTATAATTCACATCAGTTCTTAATTTGGCGCTGTCTGATCTCTTGTCATAAATTTTTACGCGGCCAGTTTCTGAATTAATTTTTGCATCGGCTTGAGAAATAGTAATCAGAGGAGAATAAATTGCTATCAGTTTTGATTTATCCTGAATGTATACAGTCGCATTTTTCAAAATACGTTTTCCGTTTTGAATTGATTCAGATTCAAAATTAAATTCATTTTCTGTTTTAAGGTTCGGAATAATCGTTTCAGAATTATCTGTAATGGATTCACTTCCGGGAAAGTTAAACAAATCAATCGTGTAATCGATTAATTCTGGTCCCCCGTATTTTCCATGTCCCGGAACTACAATTTTTGCTGAACCGTATTCTTGTTTAATGTATTTTGCGGTTTCTGACCATTTATCAAGATTTGCATCGCCAATATTTCCAACCCATCCGTTATAATTTCTAATTTCATTTCCTCCGAATAGAATCTTTTCACTTGGTATCCAGACGACGATTCCATCAGGGGTGTGTGCCTCTCCAAGAAAATGACAAACGATCTTTTCATCTCCGATTTTTATTTCTTTTTTAGGATTAAATCCAATTTTAGGAATAGGTAATCCTTTGTCTTTAGCTATTTGCCGAGTCAATTCGTAAGCATAGCTTTTGATGCCATTTTTTTGAACGACATCTAAGCCTTGTATGGCATCTGGATGCCATCTGTCAATGACATAGGCAACAATTTTAGCCTGTTGCTCATTTCGCACCCAATCGATTAAGTTTTGAGTTTCAAGATCAGAATCGGGTGTTGAAACAATAACAGCTTTCCCATTATTAATAAAAACTAATCCGTTGTTTCCATTTTGAGTATGCTCATAACAATGCTCTGACAATTTATATAAAACAAGATTTTCGGAAACATGAATTTCTTGTCCAAAGATCATATTGACAGAAATTAATGAGAATAGCCCTGCAATAATACATTTGAGTTTAAAATTCATTGATATCGATTTTTTAATAGCTAACGTATGCTAAATGAAGTTGCGGAGTCGTTTCACCCTATAAGGGGGCGAAAACGACAGACAGAGGCGTTTGGACGAGGTGAACTGTCCATGATTTATATCCCAGAGGGTTGCTTCCAGTAGTTATTTTTTTAATTCTTTTACAACCTTTGTTTCATATTCAGAATTGAAATTAACGTTCATTTTGTCCTCATATATCTTTATCAATGATTTTAATTTGTTCTTTTCACCTGATTCTTTATATACATTTGCTAAATATAAAAATGCATTAGAATAGCCATACATAACGA harbors:
- the bla gene encoding subclass B1 metallo-beta-lactamase, long type; amino-acid sequence: MNFKLKCIIAGLFSLISVNMIFGQEIHVSENLVLYKLSEHCYEHTQNGNNGLVFINNGKAVIVSTPDSDLETQNLIDWVRNEQQAKIVAYVIDRWHPDAIQGLDVVQKNGIKSYAYELTRQIAKDKGLPIPKIGFNPKKEIKIGDEKIVCHFLGEAHTPDGIVVWIPSEKILFGGNEIRNYNGWVGNIGDANLDKWSETAKYIKQEYGSAKIVVPGHGKYGGPELIDYTIDLFNFPGSESITDNSETIIPNLKTENEFNFESESIQNGKRILKNATVYIQDKSKLIAIYSPLITISQADAKINSETGRVKIYDKRSDSAKLRTDVNYRKLIIYKQDEYNVGFVVILKEIEHNNH